CAGCGCCTGCCGGGGCAGCCGCCGCGTGCCGCGCGCACCGTAAACCGGATCGCCCTCGAGGGGATGGCCGATCGAGGCGAGGTGCACGCGGATCTGGTGGGTGCGCCCGGTCTCGAGGTCGCATTCGAGGAGCGCATGGGCGCCGAAGCGCTCCCGCACACGGTAATGGGTGACGGCCGGCTTGCCGCCGGGAACCACCGCCATGCGCGTTCGCTGGGTCGGGTGCCGCCCGATGGGCGCTTGCACGGTGCCCGCCTCCGGCACGGCGCCGCGCGCGATCGCGAGGTACGTGCGCTTGACGGTGCGCGCCTGCAACTGGCGCACGAGGTCCTGCATCGCCGCCTCGTGCTTGGCCACGACGAGCAGCCCGCTCGTTTCCTTGTCCAGCCGATGCACGATGCCGGCACGAGGCAGCCCCTTCAGCGCAGGCACGCGATGCAGCAGGGCATTCAGCATCGTTCCGGCCCAGTTGCCGCTTCCCGGGTGCACAACGAGGCCCGCCGGCTTGGCGACGACAAGCACATCGTCGTCCTCGTGCACGACGTCGAGCCCGATCTCCTCGGGCTGGAAGGACGTTTCCTCGGGGCGGGGCAACAGCGTGACTTCCAGCCGCTCTCCGCCACGAAGCTTGTGGCGGGGCCGGACTTGCTCCCCATCGACCAGAACGGCGCCCTCCTCCACGAGCCGGGCCAGCCGGGTCCTCGACTCCCTGGGCAGCAGACGGGCGAGCGCCTGGTCCAGACGCAAACCCGCCAGCTCCGGATCGACGGCCAGCCAGAGCGTGGGGGAAGGCCCCGGCGCGGAGGTATAATTCACGGGTTTTGCAACGGGATCGACCATGAAGCGAAGTGTAACGGCAGTGCTCCTCGTCGCGCTGGGCCTCGCCCTCGCGGGCTGCGGCTGGCTGGATCGCAAGGAGGACGAGAAGAAGGAATGGCAGGCCGCGGACTGGTACCGCTCGGCCAAGGAAGAGCTCGACAGCGGCAACTGGCAGGCCGCGGTGAAGCTCTACGGCCAGCTC
This Betaproteobacteria bacterium DNA region includes the following protein-coding sequences:
- a CDS encoding RluA family pseudouridine synthase, which gives rise to MVDPVAKPVNYTSAPGPSPTLWLAVDPELAGLRLDQALARLLPRESRTRLARLVEEGAVLVDGEQVRPRHKLRGGERLEVTLLPRPEETSFQPEEIGLDVVHEDDDVLVVAKPAGLVVHPGSGNWAGTMLNALLHRVPALKGLPRAGIVHRLDKETSGLLVVAKHEAAMQDLVRQLQARTVKRTYLAIARGAVPEAGTVQAPIGRHPTQRTRMAVVPGGKPAVTHYRVRERFGAHALLECDLETGRTHQIRVHLASIGHPLEGDPVYGARGTRRLPRQALHAWKLAFIHPGTGERVQFTAPPPADFEALVAALRGEK